From the Desulfatirhabdium butyrativorans DSM 18734 genome, the window CCAAAGATCGATATGTTCCCCTGCCGGAAGAGACTTTGGCACTTCTCAGAAAATACTGGGCCACCCATAGAAACCCGGTCCTGATATTTCCGGCTTTGGGGCGAGGTCATCAAGATGCCTCCCAATCCAAAACCCCAATGGCTGTTGACAGTGTTCAGGGTGCATTCAGAAGCGCCAAATACAAAACCGGTATCAACAAACGCCGGGTCACCATCCATACGCTCCGGCATTCCTATGCCACCCATCTTCTGGAAGAAGGGGTGAATATCCGTGTCATTCAGCGGTATCTCGGACATACCCTGCTTGAAACCACCATGGTCTATCTG encodes:
- a CDS encoding tyrosine-type recombinase/integrase; amino-acid sequence: AQKEKRLPCVLNRDEVFQVLQQVHTFHNYAYLTTVYTCGLRLQEALYLQTSDIDSKRMMIHVHRGKGAKDRYVPLPEETLALLRKYWATHRNPVLIFPALGRGHQDASQSKTPMAVDSVQGAFRSAKYKTGINKRRVTIHTLRHSYATHLLEEGVNIRVIQRYLGHTLLETTMVYLHLTQKGQEDAYTIINQTMKGFSHGYRSGHLS